A region of the Melitaea cinxia chromosome 1, ilMelCinx1.1, whole genome shotgun sequence genome:
gaCTTTTTTACTCTTTCGAGAAATatctatgaatatattatatataggttaaataatattttgtattattattccAGCTAGGTTCAGAGTCTGTCATCAATTATATTCATCCTAAATTTACACATttgatgtatttattttgtcacAGTAAGAATTTATCGACAATACTAAATATTTCTGGACACACTTTTCTCacttgttttgaattttttttgagGGTCTAGTAATTTCTTCTGGTGTTTTAAAACTGCAATCATCTGACTTTAATTTACGTAGACTTTCATCTGGATTATCTCGGCTCTACTTGCTATACACTAGTTCTTATGGAATCaggattaattacatttaagaaGTTTTACCTTTTTATAGTAGTAGTGCTAGACAAGTACAATACGCTCAGTCTTagtattttaacatttcaataCAAAAGCTGTGTGGCCacggtaataaagaatatagccactccctctcttccagtgggtgtcgtatgaggcgactaagttccactaccactaccAGTGTTTGATTGCAAAtgcaaaaaaaccgacttcaattacatcgacatgcaACGCAAGTaaacgaaacaatagtcaagtaaatacgcgttataaaagattattcaaaaagtagttatcagatctcgataaaatttaaattggataagacaagtattagcttttgattaaaataagaaatatcaaaatcgatttaccgagtaaaaagttatgcggtatattaTAACGTAGTGATTGCAGTCacatttttttggaagtcggttaaaaaggtagCACATATGACTGCgtattaatagaaaattatatatcttttaCTTATATGTTACATTATTTATCACTCATTTTGTTATTATcgcatatatatagataaataatcgAGAGCCGACATTACTGAATAATACAATGAAGTtgctttatttcaaaaaataattattaaattacaattcttattacattttatgaCTAGCAAttcccgtgcgaataattcgctaaataagtaaaaaaaataccgaaCGTTGTTGACGCTGTTTCAAAAATAAAGacgtcataattatatataatcattacagcctatacagtccactgctggacataggcctccacaaatttacgccaaaaacaacgtgaactcatgtgttttgcccatagtcaccacgctgggcaggcgggttggagaccgcagtactggctttgtcgcaccgaagacgctgctgcccgtcttcggcctgtgtatttcaaagccagcagttggatggttatcccgccatcggtcggcttcttaagttccaaggtggttgtggaaccttgttatcccttagtcgcctcttacgacacccacgggaagagagggggtggctaaattctattaggtggctattattatatataattttaataattaattaatttacaaaaacaaaagcaacagtaatttttttatgccgATAGAGCAagctattatctataaaatgatgtataatttatgtagtgtaattgtgaggttttttctaaaaagggaggcaaacatcttaatcaTAGCATAttagtcgaaattcgaccataattaaaatttgaaattaaaggaaaccaaaaaaataatgaaaataaagaacctttttaaaaaaaattcaatttgactacagaatTTGACAaagaacaaaaaagtataataagcgtgtgtgtgtcaaataaatggtagtgtgtgtaatgtatttttaattgatttaaagtCCGGCCCATGGAGCATAGAGCTAAGCTCCatgaaatgtactttttatgcaaaatttaaaaaatatatgaacattctgcacttctctatttataaactataagtgtgtgaaatttgcgtgtgtggtggattaagctctgatccttctcctacacggggaaagaggcctatgcccagtagtgggatattacatgctgaagcgtgtgaaatttcatactcctccatccgcgtaattttcgtaaaaaggggtataaagtttttgcttcacgtattaatatataggcgatgatgatgatgattcgaATTCGATGATTCGATTCCGTTTGTAAAACGTATATGGTTGCCCGGCAACTCTGTATATTGACGTCTACGCACTTTAAAGCTTCATGTGGCAAAATAGTTTCTTATCATTCGATGGAGAGATGACGTCGAGAGATATTGAAAAtaaggctaagatctagattaggtaaaaccgaatttcgggaccgtggggggatggggggggagagggtgggaaacgctacccctggtaccactgtcacacctcggaaccccatggttatggagatatccatggttaaagttttgaggttagaagaagaatttcgaaagttagaggaacgcttggctccggcgctacgggaagtgcagcccttgcgtgcgaaagcacgctcactcatgctccgtacaaaaaaaaccgaattatggggtttttgggtgtggagggtggagggtgtaggggaatctatacaaggtaacactgtcatacctaaaaaccccatggttatggagatatccatggttaaagttatgaggttagaagaagaatttaaagctattataatacctttgagctcgtactgtttgcattgtgtgacaaatcgacacttttaaacaaaataacgcgtcagacataatattctaataaaattagtaacattgcgtgctagaatataggtttagaaattcgaaaaatacccaaaaccgaatcggagcaccccactgtccacgtggtcttggtctgccctacccctagagtgttttttttgtgccacggaggcgcgaagggagggctgcacttcccgtagcgccggagccaagcgttcctctaactttcgaaattcttcttctaacctcaaaactttaaccatggatatctccataaccatggggttccgaggtgtgacagtggtaccaggggtagcgttccccaccctctccccccccatccccccacggtcctgaaattcggttttacctaatctaaagctttaccgaaaataaaatagtaattattacaCTTTTAAAATACGTTATTATTTTACCAACTTAACATTCTATTCGACAGAAAGGAATAAAATGACTACTTactattttacttataattggGTTCCGTATTTTTcgcttttgttttattatttagaccTGTTATTCATGAAAACTACTTTAAAACTTATCTGattacaaattgatttttacgTGACGTTACGTATGACgaaaattttctaaattaaactagataatatatatacactattTAAGCGAATGTAAAAATTTACCAGTGCCATCTATTGACAAATAACGTATTTAGCAACTCGTCAAAAGATGGTGCTGGCAAGCTTTGGACGCCCTGTTTTCCTTCTAAATGCTCCTCTAAGAAGAGTTGATGAATTTAAATACTTAGGGCATGTTTTTTGTTGGGCTTAAAAGAGATTGGACGACATTGAGCGTCAGGGCCAACATAATACCCCGGTGGCTTATCAATTGTTTGAAACATgacaaaattatactttttacattaaaattcacGTGCAGTATGTGGACAATCTCCACTGCAAAGGAAAGAGTAACCTTCGTGTTCTGTACAACAATGCTTCCAGGATGTTGTTGGGGTTGCCCTGAATGTGCAGTGAGACATGATCATTGATTTGAATACaactttgttttaatgaaaaaatgccTAAGCTTTAGCTGTAATTGTGCgcatttatatcaaaattgtatcagaaatacttaaaatatacgcTGCATGAAAGCAGACTTATTAACTTAAAACGATTATCACGTAggacaaatattataaatgtattaataatcGGTACCAagtaattgttataaataatacattaaacgGTAAAAAGTTAATATCAGACAGTTTAATTGTAGTTTAATTCTTATCAATAAAtggcattaaaattttaataagataaaGATACAATTCATAGAACTACAAACGAAAAGATaagtaaaatgtataaaaacctGGCGTACTTTGCTAAAGTATTTGTTGGGAAAGCAATATGTTGACTATCAAGTGCTTTGTAATTCTAAGTGTTGCTATTGCCGGTGAGaaattttttagaataataGTGCAACAAACAAGcacttaaagtttataatatacGTGATTCTAGAAGTGTTTTGttgctatattttataaaatctaatttttaaacctaaaatcttatttttatttagaacatTAATGAAAAAATCATTACAACTTAGTATTGGGTGCCACTTTTctgtaaagaaatattaaaaaatgaagaTCTTGTAAACTGTTTTCTAAATTAAACAGAAAGTTCCGGTTTTCCTGATGAAGCCCAaactatattttgtatttatatttcagcAACACATGGATTCAGTCTAAGCCCGACACAAATTCGTTTCCATCTATTCAcaaggtttatttttattatttcaattacgCTTTATATTTCATAGAgatcattataaatttttgtaattgttttaaatcCTTCACTAATCTAACCCGAGTAGTTTTAAtactataagtaataaaattatgtatgtgaAGATTCGAATGtcttagttttcttttttatacaaagataggcttgcgtttgaccactatttcacctaatgataagtgaaaatgcggtctaagatggagcacgcttactgCTTACTTATACTGCCTAAAAACTGGCACATAACCTTAACATATAAAAGGATTACGATTCAACGTTTGAGGTCGGCCACTGATGCTAACCTCTAAACATTTTGTAATGGATCGAAAGAAATACTTTTATCTGGTACGAGTTATATGTATAGGGTtaaattttttcctaattatttttaattttgaccatCAATTTTCGACTAGATTAACTGAATATGGTCGTAACAATAAGAAGGTGTTTTTCTGTTTTATGTAAGGAACAATCCTACACAAAGTGAGAACCTAGCGGCTACTCAGGCATCTATCGCGCAATCTAGTTTCCAAATATCGGCGAGAACTATTATTTCAATTCATGACCATGATGATAGTGTCGGAGGAAACTTCAATGCTCATGTTCAACGTGGTATGTCTCTAagcttttataaaatcattttaatttatttttttataagaacaaattaaaacattttgttgtttttgtcgaatgaaaaataaacatcGATCTATTTTacgcttttttaatttttaatacttgtgactacttttcttaaattaaaaactattttatttttaagcccACCTCGCAGCTGGAAATGTGAATTTCATCGCCGTTGACTGGAGTATCGGCGCATCTACCGCATACACGTTTTCTCTTAGCAACACCCCTCAAGTTGGCACTGTTGTTGCTCAGTTCGTAAATATTCTAGTAAATAACTTTGGGTATGatgttaataatgtaaaaattgttGGTGTTGGCTTAGGCGCTCATGCTGCTGGTATTGCTGCCCGAACAATCAATGGAAATGTGCCTCATATTGTTGGtaagatatttgtatataaatagaGGTATTTTGAGATAACcgtgtttaaaatgtagttttttatGTACAAGATTATTGAATTAGTTTTTAAGTCTCAAGTTTTTTACATATTGCGCGTAACGCATGGTGCACAAATTGTAATACAAACTGCTTCGACCCAAAAACCTGTCAGAATCACCAAAAGGCGTCTTTGACCAGAAttagctttattatattattatcattattgttatattttattataatccatTATAtcatttgatattaaatatattgtacaaaCAAAAAGCACTAGGATTGATATACTACATTATGAATATTTCCGTGTCACAGCTCTTGACCCAGCTCTTCTCGGTTGGACTCATCACCCCGAAAAATTGAATGCTTCTGATGCTGGTGTTGTTGAAGTCCTCCATACTAGCGCCGGTCATTATGGTTATGACTTACCCCTTGGCGACATCGATTTTTACGCTAACGGAGAACTCCAACCTTATTGTGGAGCAGATGTTGAATGCTCTCATGAACTGTCTTTCATTTACTATGCTGAATCGATAAATGCCGAATCAGGCAATGGGCCACAATTTGTCGGAACTTCTTGCGATAGTTATGAGAACGCCCTTCAAGCAAGATGTACCGGTGCACGTGATGCATCGTTTGGTGGTTCTGCTTCCAAGGATGGGTAAGCTTTTTAATGAATAagttaagaaacaaaataaatgtggATGTATCGAATAATTTCCACTAATTAActgacaattaataaaatttgaaaaactaCTAACAACAATTTTgagaaattgaataaattaatcacGGATCCttaattatttgtatctttTATTGCAGTGTCAGTGGTGTTTACTGGTTCGCTACTAATAATGCACCACCTTTCGCCAGGGGCTGAGATATGAGAGAGAAGGCTTTGTTCTTACAGAATTACTTTTAATCACATGGAAATCTTAGTGTAACAgtcttaataaaaaagaaataaactaaataatatcttcaaaattgatttttttactaatcATATGAACCAGATGTATTGTTTTGCTTTATATGTAGTAAGATGTAACAGtgacatcttatatataaaattctcgtgtcacaatgttagttaaaatactcctcttGGAGCctcggctggaccgatttttatgaaattttgtgtgcatatcgggtaggttaggttagaaaCGTTACGACGTTTGCAGGGTCATCTAGTATACTCATTAAAATTgacaaagaaaaacaaataccCAAGTATTTTAATGTTAGATTTGTAATGTATCGTGGAAAATAATACCAATTACTCGATAATAATTGTAGATAATTTATTCAAGCCTCAAACTAATTTTCTTTCTATTTGTCAatgtcaatttatatttattaccgaCCTAACAAGATTAACATTAGATCAGTTTGAATCAtacattcaacattaaaatcaaaaattacttcattcaAGTAGGCTTACAAAGCACTCTTCAATcgttgttttagaaataaaaattgtattattgttttaactaattaattatagttaaatatgATACTACAATTCAAAATGtgaattctgcagagaagaataggCAAGAAAATCATCACTTACTcttaaaaaactgttttattataaaattagtaaaatcctGCATGAAATGCAGCGTCTCTAAATCTACACACCTTATCATATACTCTCGTACCGAATAATAAGCCTTAGCTTTTAAATTCttcttaataaaaactttaaatttacttttgacACGCTTATTTTTTACATCaaatcaacatattatttattatcagtaTGCAATCAACtgcataataaaataactttacgcTGATAACAGTTATACACCATTTGACTTTATcggtaataaataaacatcatgCCTAGGTCATATTAATCCGtcgtattattttatcttttaaaaacttactttcgtctttaatttaaatacgtataaacaaaaagataaaaacaaaatagaaaataacACTTTAGTATTTCTTAATGTGTAAACGTAGTTGGTATAAAACCactaatataaaaacttatttctctgacataaactaaaattaattttaaaaaaattagtaaacgaATTAATAATCAAAACTGCATTATTGTCAAATTTCAtgtttaagtttaataattgtgtttgctcgcaaacgaaaaaaaaaccgacttcaattacatcgacaagtaatacaacgcagatcgacgaaaaaatagtcaagcaactacgcgttatcaaagattactcaaaaagtagttatcagatctcgataaaatttatatgtgaccacattataaacatcggcttccgattaaattaaaaattatcaaaattggtaaacccagtaaaaagttattgaggattttcgagagtttccctcgatttctctgggatcccatcatcagattttggtttccttatcacggtaccaaattagggatatgccctttccaacaaaaaaaaattatcaaaatcggtacatccagtagaaagttatgcggtataatacaacgtaggtcgacgaaaaaagcgtcaagtaaaaacgcattattggatataactcgaaaagtagttgttagatctcaaat
Encoded here:
- the LOC123659073 gene encoding pancreatic triacylglycerol lipase-like, with the protein product MEHAYCLLILPKNWHITLTYKRITIQRLRNNPTQSENLAATQASIAQSSFQISARTIISIHDHDDSVGGNFNAHVQRAHLAAGNVNFIAVDWSIGASTAYTFSLSNTPQVGTVVAQFVNILVNNFGYDVNNVKIVGVGLGAHAAGIAARTINGNVPHIVALDPALLGWTHHPEKLNASDAGVVEVLHTSAGHYGYDLPLGDIDFYANGELQPYCGADVECSHELSFIYYAESINAESGNGPQFVGTSCDSYENALQARCTGARDASFGGSASKDGVSGVYWFATNNAPPFARG